The genomic segment AGCGGGGATGACGGCCTGACGCTTCCTGTTCTTTCCATCGGCGGGCAAGGCGTGATTTCAGTTGCTTCGCACGTTATTGGTCCGGAAATGAAATCGATGATTACAGATTATCAGGAAGGCAACAATCAGCGGGCGGCCGAAGCTCACCGGATGATGCTTCCGTTTATGAGAGAACTGTTTGCTGCCCCGAGTCCTGCTCCTGTTAAAACTCTGTTGAATGATCTGGGCATTGCCGTCGGTCCTGTACGTCTCCCGATGGTACCACTCAATAGCAGGGAGCATCAGTTACTGACTGAATCGTACACGGCCTTAAAGAACAAACAAAAGGTTCAGGATAAAGTTTCCAAATAATGATCACGATAAAGGTGAACGGTAAAGATCCGGTTCACCCTTTCTTTTTATGAGGACAGGCTGCCACTTGCGTCAGCAAGTGGCACGTGCTGATACCAAACGGGGAGTGAAGTGCGAACGGGAGGATTATGAACTGGCCGCTTTTTTTCCCTTTGTTAAAAAATTGTACTTTAGTGCACGTTTGGTTATAATGAGGTTAATGATTAGTTCGGATCAAAAGCGATGACTGCTCAATTAAATAGGAGGAATGCCCATTGTCACATTCTAAGCAGGACAGTGTGAGAATTTACGCAATGGGCGGCGTTGGTGAACTGGGAAGTAATATGACAGTCATTGAAGTGAATCATGATTTATTTATTATTGATGCAGGTCTGATGCATCCGCACGAAGATATGCTTGGTGTGGATACGGTGATTCCGGATATATCTTATCTGGATACGAAACGTGATCTTATCCGTGCAGTTCTTCTGACACATGGCCATCAGGCCAACATCGGTGGCCTTCCTTATCTTCTGAACGATATTCATGCACCGGTTTACGGAACAGAACTGACTCTCGCCTTAGTGAGAGAGACGATGAGAGATGCTGGAGAAAAATATCGTAAAGACCAGTTTGTCACCATTGATCCTGATAAGGATCTGAAAATTGGTCATACACGTTTCTCTTTCTTTCGAACGTACCACAGTGTTCCGGATTCGATTGGTATTGCGGTGCATACTGCTCAGGGCATTATACTTCATACGGGTGATTATAAATTCGACTTTACACCTGTCGGTCGTATACGGACTGATGTCAGTAAACTTTCAGATTTTGGTGAGGAGGGTGTCCTGTGCCTGCTTTCCGACAGCAAGCATGCGGAAATACCAGGCACGGCACCTTCTGATTCCGTTATCGGAGATCAGTTCAGCCATATTTTTTATTCATTGGAAGGCCGGGTCATCGTGGCCATTCATGCGACAAATTTACATCGCATTCAGCAATTTATAGATGTGTGTGTCATGCATGGAAAGAAAATAGCCATTGATGGAGAATATTTGAACAGAATCATTTCGATAGCTGTAAGAAAGGGCTATCTTAAGATCCCGCATCATATTATTTTGTCCTGGGATAAAGCAATGAAATACCCGAACAATAAACTTGCGATCCTGACCAGCGGGGCTGATGGAGATCCACTGACATCATTAACCAGCATGGCTAATCATATGCATAAAAAATTAAAGCTTGAAAAAGACGATCTGATTATTTATTCTGCCTCACAAACCCCAAGTAATGAAAAGGCTGTAACCAATGCGATCGATCGACTGATGAGTGAAGGCGCACAGGTGATCTTCGGCAGCAGCGTTCATGTTTCCGGACATGGGTCACAGGAAGACATTAAGCTTATGCTTCAGCTGACACATCCAAAATATCTGGTTCCGGTTGATGGAGAGTTTAAAATGATGACAACTCACCAGAAAATTGCCGAGTCAATGGGTATGCCTTCAAAGAACATCTATTTACTGGATAAAGGGGATGTGCTGGAGTTCATCGGTGGGGAAGCGAAGCAGACGGAATCCGTTCCAGCCGGCCAGCTTCTTGTCGACGGTCTCGGTGTTGGCGATGTAGGGAATATCGTTCTGCGCGACCGGCGCTTGCTGTCACAGGATGGTACGGTAGTCATTGTCGTTACACTCGGACGCAAGACGAAAAAGATTCTTGCAGGACCGGAAATCATTACCCGCGGATTTGTATATGTCAGAGAATCAGAAGATTTGCTGGATCAGGCTAATCAAATTGTTGATGAAGTGCTTTCAAAAGCACTGACACAGCATGTTTCTGAGTGGTCATCGCTTAAAAGCGGAATTCGAGATGCATTGAGTCGTTACTTTTTTGATAAAACCAAACGCCGTCCAATGATATTGCCAATTATCATGGAATTCTAAAAAGGTCAGGCCCGGACAGGTCTGATCTTTTTTCACATCAGACAACCTTTGCGAAAATCAGGGCAGTAGAGTAAATTAGAAAGGGCGGGAGCAGTCTTCCGTCGCTATTTGTATAGCAGTTATCTGAAGCAGAAGAAGTCATTGGATTAATTTAGAGGTGTATACATGGCAGGCAAGAGAAAGAAAAGAGCAGGCAAGTCAAAAAAAGGATGGAAGGAGACGCTGATTTATGAGGTAGGCGGACTTTGTATGTTCTCCCTGACCTGTATCGGGATCAGCGGTCTCGGAGCAGCAGGAGAGGTGCTGAAGGAAATGGGCCGGTTTCTGACCGGTGACTGGTGGATTATCCCGATGCTCGCCGTCCTGGCACTGTCCGTCTATTATATCCTTTACCGCAGACAGCCGGCGTTTTTCACTCGGAAACTGACTGGTGCTTACCTGTTGTCGCTGGCTATTCTGCTGATCAGTCACGTGAAATTATTTGAGACCCTTTCATCAGTAAACCAATGGCAGAACCGTTCCGTTATTTACAATACATTTGTTCTTTTTCGTGGTGAACTGAATGGGACGCTGCCGGTTTACGGACTTGGCGGTGGAATGATTGGTGCGATCAGTTTTGCATTTTTCCATTATCTGTTTTCAACAACCGGCACGCTGTTCATGGCCGCTTTTCTGGTCCTGGTCGCCTCCATTCTGATTACCGGGAGATCTCTCAGAGATACAGGGAAAAAACTGTTCGGAGGTATGTTTAAAGGACTGAGAAGCAGCGGTAAAAAAGGGATCGAAGCGCTGCACGGGTATTTTTCCGGAAAGAAAAAAAAGAAACAGGTAGCCGGATCAGACGTGCATCATCCTCAGGAAAGAAACGAACCAGATCCTGTTGTTCGATCAGAATATGAACCGGAAATACATGACTTTAATGAACAACAGACTCTTTTTCCTGAAACGGAAACCACACCGCAGGAGCACGCCGGAACAACAGCGAATGAAGCCAAACCTGAAGATCAGGTACCTGACTTTATGCAGGAACACGTCGAAAATGAAGATTATCAGCTACCGCCGATAGATCTGCTTAATCATCCCAGAAAGAATGCACAGAATAATGAGCGGAAACACATTTCCGAAAATGTTCGGACACTGGAACGGACATTTGAGAGTTTCGGGGTACGCGCATCGGTCCGTGAAGTCCATCTTGGTCCTGCAGTAACGCGGTACGAGGTGTATCCGGAGGCGGGTGTTAAAGTAAGCAGAATTCTCGGGCTCAGTGATGACCTTGCACTGGCACTGGCAGCCAGGGATATTCGTATTGAAGCGCCGATACCCGGAAAATCAGCAGTGGGTATCGAAGTGCCCAACCAGGAAGTTGCCATGGTCGGTCTGCGTGAAGTCCTCGAATCGAACAATGCCAAAAAGGCACGTTCAAAACTGACCATTGGCCTTGGGAGAGATATCTCGGGTGAACCCATTCTGTCCGATCTGAATAAGATGCCGCATCTTCTTGTTGCCGGGGCTACCGGAAGCGGGAAAAGTGTTTGTATTAACAGTATCATTGTGACACTTCTTATGAGAACGAAACCAAGTGAAGTGAAACTTTTTATGATTGATCCAAAAATGGTGGAACTGAACGTTTATAACGGCATTCCTCATTTACTGACACCGGTGGTTACGGATCCGGCCAAGGCAGCGCAGGGGTTGAAAAATGTTGTCGGTGAAATGGATCGACGCTATGAACTGTTCTCAGAAAGCGGTACGCGT from the Sporolactobacillus sp. Y61 genome contains:
- a CDS encoding ribonuclease J, which gives rise to MSHSKQDSVRIYAMGGVGELGSNMTVIEVNHDLFIIDAGLMHPHEDMLGVDTVIPDISYLDTKRDLIRAVLLTHGHQANIGGLPYLLNDIHAPVYGTELTLALVRETMRDAGEKYRKDQFVTIDPDKDLKIGHTRFSFFRTYHSVPDSIGIAVHTAQGIILHTGDYKFDFTPVGRIRTDVSKLSDFGEEGVLCLLSDSKHAEIPGTAPSDSVIGDQFSHIFYSLEGRVIVAIHATNLHRIQQFIDVCVMHGKKIAIDGEYLNRIISIAVRKGYLKIPHHIILSWDKAMKYPNNKLAILTSGADGDPLTSLTSMANHMHKKLKLEKDDLIIYSASQTPSNEKAVTNAIDRLMSEGAQVIFGSSVHVSGHGSQEDIKLMLQLTHPKYLVPVDGEFKMMTTHQKIAESMGMPSKNIYLLDKGDVLEFIGGEAKQTESVPAGQLLVDGLGVGDVGNIVLRDRRLLSQDGTVVIVVTLGRKTKKILAGPEIITRGFVYVRESEDLLDQANQIVDEVLSKALTQHVSEWSSLKSGIRDALSRYFFDKTKRRPMILPIIMEF
- a CDS encoding DNA translocase FtsK encodes the protein MAGKRKKRAGKSKKGWKETLIYEVGGLCMFSLTCIGISGLGAAGEVLKEMGRFLTGDWWIIPMLAVLALSVYYILYRRQPAFFTRKLTGAYLLSLAILLISHVKLFETLSSVNQWQNRSVIYNTFVLFRGELNGTLPVYGLGGGMIGAISFAFFHYLFSTTGTLFMAAFLVLVASILITGRSLRDTGKKLFGGMFKGLRSSGKKGIEALHGYFSGKKKKKQVAGSDVHHPQERNEPDPVVRSEYEPEIHDFNEQQTLFPETETTPQEHAGTTANEAKPEDQVPDFMQEHVENEDYQLPPIDLLNHPRKNAQNNERKHISENVRTLERTFESFGVRASVREVHLGPAVTRYEVYPEAGVKVSRILGLSDDLALALAARDIRIEAPIPGKSAVGIEVPNQEVAMVGLREVLESNNAKKARSKLTIGLGRDISGEPILSDLNKMPHLLVAGATGSGKSVCINSIIVTLLMRTKPSEVKLFMIDPKMVELNVYNGIPHLLTPVVTDPAKAAQGLKNVVGEMDRRYELFSESGTRNLEGYNEHVAKYNSEHEDKQPLMPYIVVIIDELADLMMVASKDVEETVTRLAQMARAAGIHLIIATQRPSVDIITGVIKANIPSRIAFSVSSMMDSRTILDSGGAEKLLGKGDMLFLPIGASKPIRIQGAFLSDEEVEHVVQYVISQQKANYRKDLIPQDHPEQNREKVDDDLFDDAVQLVVNMQTASVSMLQRRFRIGYTRAARLIDAMEDRHIVGPYEGSKPRAVLVPKQDDEASSHN